The Anopheles gambiae chromosome 2, idAnoGambNW_F1_1, whole genome shotgun sequence genomic sequence AGAGATGGTGCGTCTGTAACCAGAAaggcacacacatgcacgtggGCAATGGGTTTTAAATCTCAATTTTAAcccgtacacaaacacacagagtgGATAAGTTCCATGAGTTGCCACAATTGTTAAGCTTTTGCCCTTTACAGGTTCACCCCCTCTGCCCAGTCCAAGGAAGTGTAGcatctgtgtgtgcgcgcgcgagcggTCCGCGGTCAGTAATCTTTGGCGTGCTTCATCTATGCGCGACCGCGGCGTGAGTTCATCAACCTGCAAGCGTCGTCTGCCAACGGggtggcgtgcgcgcgcgcgcgctcacccTCCCTTGTCGCTGTTTCAGCTGGAACTAATCATGTGTGGAGAAgcgggaaaggaaagaagaatACGCACCACACCAACGCCCTTCGATCCCTTCTGCACCCAGaacagagggaaagaaaatgaaaagaaggaaTAAAAACATACGCACCTTCCGCCCCAAGATGATGAGGCTGCGTAGAAAACTTTGCGCGACCGTGCACGCACAAAACGGGGCACACAATGGGGTGGAACCGCTCGGTTTGTTGTCCCCCTTTTCGGCTAGGCGAACATAGaaccaaagaagaaaacgGAGATGTAAGCTTCGTTTCAGGAGAAGTTTGTTCCCCATTCCTCTACGGTCCTGTTCGTTTCCTCGCTGGCCTACCACCCCAAATGGGGAAAGTAAGCATCCCGGTTTGGCAGAAAAGATGCTATCAAGCGTACGGTGTTAACGATCTCGTTTATGATCGTCGTTACGATTTGTTTCGGATCGTTGAATTTGGAACGATGCGGCTAAAGTGTGCGAAAGAGTGCGGTGGTATTAACGCACGCTGCTAATGGGTGCCTCAGTTAGGTCGGCCGGGACAGCTTCAGCGCGCGGCTGATGACCCCGTGGTGCGAATCAATCCACCAATCAAACGATGGCTATAATTTAGCTCTTGAGCAATTAGGACAATCAGCTTCTTTCAAGCACGCACCGAGATGCAGCGGACATAAAAGCGGAAGGCTACAAATGTGAAACTGCCTGAAGAAGGGCAGAGGAGCAAATTGAAACCAAACCGACGGGTTTACAGTTGTGTTCTTTTTGTAATTTCAACCATCCATCTGCACATTTCCTTTGCATGTTTCTCACTTTCGGTGTTTCATCGAGGGCGCACACCCTTCCGCCCTGTTGAGGATGCACAACAGGACGCGACCAATTCGTGGCTTTGGGTAGTGatttttgggctttttttatttacatcaaCGCTACACACTAGTCACCAACAAACCGGCATCCCGTTGGCCGCGGGTCAATGTAACGAGAAAGTAAACCTAACGGATGGGTTGCCAGTACTCCAGCACATCGGCATACTTTTTGCGCTCTAAAAGAGAAGATGCATACAAATTGATTAGTTACAACAAATACAACAGTCCTTCAAGGCAGCAGCATCCTCCTCCACGACAGTGTTACTAACCAGGGGTAGGAAAATCTTCCGGATGCAGCTGAATGTAGTGGCGGAAGGTGGCATCTTTCTCGGCAAAGTGAGCATCACGCCACTTGTCGGCCATGGTGGCCACGGCACCGACGGCTAGGGCGGCTGCGATGTGCTTTTGAATGCCTGCAGAGAAACGGGGGAAAACAGCCAGGATATTAGACTATTTACCCTCACGGTCGGAACGTTACATCACAGGGCGAACTGCGCTAAACACAACACATTACCGCTGAGCGCTGGACGGCCGGTGCCATAGTTGACGTAGCAAGCGCCGATGAATCCGAACACGCTACCCACCAGCGGGGCCCACTTGTCGTGCAGCCAGGATTTCGTGAACGAGCCCGAAAGCAGCTCCTGGGGTGATTTTCCGccgtacatttttgtttttcccctgCGTGAGAAGCGGATTTTCTCCCAACACCGATCGACCAACAACACCTCGTTTGACGCACAGAACGTCAAGCACAGCTGAcagcagagtgaccagaaataccgatttatctgtattcctaccgattttttatatgcctaccgaaaatcacagatatttgatttttcagtcgtttaagcttaatctgtggcgcttgggacttggtgcacccgaatcaaaagaaaaactttaacacatcaaacttggtttataaatattttaacacttttattgcaaataaaagcaCATTTCAATTcatagcttcacacaatcttgctTCAAACCACTCACATTATTTATGAAAGACGCAccctttttcattctctttgctagtagggtaaaaagaaattgatcgttaaaataattgattaaatttaaatggttgcgttcaaggtgtatggatattaggaggtgaagtgcatcagagcaaattgacatttcacgacttgacataacaatactgggggctccggtattaaaatcggggagggctggaggggggtatagaaaattgtatgcgatttgacataacaatactcaatgatggcgcccggaaaacgcgctaacaattcacctccttaataaaaaCACCTtggttgcgttctcaacagtgctcctgccgaaatctgccaatataatctggtCACACTGGcccgcagggcaaaagctcgctcgaaaggtcaacaaccgtcgcaaaacgtcaaaaacgaccgtcgccagcgcctccaaatcgttgcgagtttcgctcgctggcgacgtcggtttgcagtacatgcgacgccggttttgacgttttgcgacggttttgcgacggtggccgccaaaaagctcgccttgGCCTGTGGGCAAAGtaaccagaaataccgatgtatatatatatctagggttcgaaggaaaaaatctcaattttttaatcattgaactacaaaactcagccaaacaattaaatcaatctaaataatCCAGCGAAAATCAAATGACAGCAGGTACGATAAAATTGTATCCGATGGAGCACTGCAGCGGCTCTAAGCGGTCGCGTGGAGGCCCGAGAAAAATAACTTGTCACcactgagaaaaaaaatgtgcatCTTAGTCCTTCTTTGGCATAGAATTCCAATTTTCAgatcgacacttcagaaaaATCTTCCGCCAAACCGCCAAAttatctggccacactggctgACAGGCTGCTATAAAATTGTCATTTGAAATGCTATAAAGACCGTTATTCAAACCAAAAAGGATGTTTGtgaattttatgttgcttcgTCGTCGTATTTATGAATCAAATTTACATAGGACATGAATTAGGTATGCAATAATTGTTAAATTTCTATAGAAATACAATAAATTAAGTTTTTGCAACAGAATAAGCTATAGTGAAGCGAACTAATGCTGCACAAGTACAACTATGCAAAATTCCTCTCTGGTTGATCTGCGTTGTTTTGTCTCGCTAACTTTGCCTCTGAACTTGAGGCGATCAAGCACATGATCAACGTGCAACCCTGAAAATTACCAGTCATCAGCACAATCAATTGCTAAGCATTATACCGCTTAGCGTTCAAACTTTGTACGTTGATGCGGTAAAAAATCACTTAAGCCATAATCTTTTATTTTACGGTAGCTGTTAAAAAAGATGGAGATATTCGTTTGCCGAGTGACCTTTCTTAACCCATTCGTAATCAGATGTGAGGCTTACAAAATATTCGTCTTTTCCCCCTTGTACCAACAATGTACTTTGAACTGTAGAGGCTCCCAGCACACCCAAATAATCTATTAAAAATgtgtcgttttcttttttgaataGCTTTCTGTCTTATCTACACAACACCCAATAATGCTAGATCACTCCAATGAAGCCACGCTGCACAAtaccacaaaaaaactcaaacacGATGAGGATCGTCTTTGTATCGCCCTTTGTACTCTATGATCCAGCCGGTGCCGTGCTGCCCGTAGAACTGATTCACACCACCATCAAGATGCGCCCGCCGCCCGTCGGTTTGATCCCGCACGACCCCACGTTCTCACATGATCTTTCCGGAACGCGACCGACGCCGAAACGCAGCGCATCCGCGTGTACATTCGTACGGCAGAATTTGTTGCTtatcaatttaattaatggGCGCTTTCTGGAGGCCCGCACTACGATCGCCGGATGATCACCGGCGGGCAACGTTTTCCGACCGTCAGTCGTTACCGGGCGTCTGTGGTCGACGGTTGCACACACTAGCTAGAGACGGTTCCGTTTCGTAATTGGCTTTCTGTCCGCCTGCAGGCACACACGATCACCCGGTGTCCCTCTCGGCGGGGATACAACAGTTGGATAAAGTGCGTAGGGAAAAGCATCCGTGCCAGTGTCAGAAGCAGCTGTCAAAGATCGAGCCTCCGACTGGAACGATGGGTTAGTAGGCGGCAGCATCAACACACATCGTGCACGTGCCCGCACCGTGGTGATGGTAGTGCTACGCAGTACGATTTTCTTACTGTCGGTCAAATTCATCGTTTCAGTGCACCGGCAGCTAAAGCGGCAACACTCGGGCCTGCCGCAGATGGAGTCGCTGTCGCGCTTCAGCAGCATCCCGGTGGTGGAAACCGGCATCAAAACGGCCGGCAGTGTGTACGAGCGGGTGAAAGCAAGCAACGGCCTGCTGACGTGGGGCTTCGAGACGGCCGAATCGCTCACGTACGCACTGATCGACTCGCTGCGCCCGGCCACCAAGATGATCCAGGGGCCGCTGCACCAGCTGGACAGCATCATGTGCAAAAGTCTCGATCTGGTCGAGCAGAAGGTACCCTCGATGTATCTTCCGCCCGAGATGGTACGGTTGATGGTGCGGCACGAACGCAGGGAGATCCGCACCGTACTGAAACTTCGCCTCTGCTTCGTTACCTTTTCTTTTGGCAGATGTTTTGGAACACGAAGGAATACATGTCGGACCATTTGATGAAGCCGGTCCTGTCGCGGGCCAATTCGATGAAAAATTTGGGCCACGCAGTGCTGGAATCGCGCGTCTCCAACTATGCCGCTGGCCGGATCGACGGGGCACTCGTCGTTTGTGACAAATACGTCGAGCGGTACCTTCCGACGGAGCCGCAAGATCAGCCAGACTGTAAGTATGCCGTTTGTACGTGAACGCTGCgagtgtatgcgtgtgtgtgagtgaattTGTGTTGGTAGCTTATCAGCCGGTATCGCTGAGGCGGGCACGTTCCTGGCAGCAGCACGGCTATCATGCGATTCCATTGACCTGCATGATCCCAAGCGAACGGATGATAGGACTGCACGCCACCAGCCATTGCATGCTGATTATGTGCCCAAGCGTGCATGATCGGATGGGCCCTGGCCAACAGTACCCTGTGCGTATTGGTCGGTATTTATAGGTTccgttttcttcatttctttgtTTTCCATCAACATtgtaaatgttattttttgttgaaatttcgTTTCTCATTGCaacaaaacagttttgaaTGATTACTGAAGAAACATGCATGTACAATCCGAATGCAACCAAAATTAACCTCCTCCACCTTCCCCGTCCTTGCCATACAGCGTGCGGTGCAGCTCCACCGGCAGACGACTCGAACGAGATGCACGTCGTGAAAACGTTCCACCGTGGCCAGCAGCTGTCCCGCAAGCTGAAGCGCCGGCTCACCTTCCGCACCCGCCAGGAGCTGAGCGCGCTGAAGAAGCAAAGTACCGAGGCGGTCCACGTGGTGGCGTACGCGGCCGAACTGATCGCGACAAACCCACGGGAGGCGTTGCAGAAAGCCGTCGAGCTGTGGCGCTACCTCAGCAAGGATGAGCCCGAAAACCAGGCCCGGCCCCGCACGCTCGAGCAGGTGGCCGTACTGTTGACGCGCGAGTCCGCCCGCAAGATGGTGCACCTGATCAACTTTGTCACCGGTGCGGTCACGCGCGTCCCGAAAGCCGTCCGCGCCCAGACGCGCGAGCTAGTGCATCACTTCCTGTTCGCGACCGAGCGGCTGATGAAGACGGTCCATCTGGAGAAGGCAAAGGCGGCGACACTGTCCGAGGCTAGTGGGCTCGTGCACCGCATTCAGCATACCTACGACGATCTGCAGAACCAAACCAACCTGGCACTGGTAAGTGGGAGCGGAACGTAGTCAACGCATCTCATCTCAATGAGCATTTGTcgccaaaaaaaacctttagtTATGCACAAAATTACGTATCGTGTTCATGTTCTGATTGGTCGGTTCAAAATTTTTCGCCCTCTCATGCCTTCCCGCCCTCAGCATGGTCAGTTGTCGCTGGCTAACATTGATCGGCACGATTTTATCCATTGGCTTTTGTTGAAAGTGGTAAGTGGACGCTGCAAAATTATCTTCCACATGTTCATCTGCTCTGTGTGTAAAATGTCTTTTTTTGAATtgtaacaatttttttaaaacaatgatTCTTTACGTATGCACCGACTGATAGTACAGTAGCATCCTTTTGTCACGCTGCATCTATTTACAGGAACGCTTGGCAGTCTTTCTTTCCGGGCGCTTGGAGGCGGAAAAGATCACCACCAGTGGAAACCCTCGCCGACGCATACAGCCCCGAACAAACAGCAATCCGATGAATTCGAACATTAACGGCGTGTACtaatttatgtgtgtgtatgtgtgagtgtgtatttgtgtatgtttgtctATGTGGCAACATAAGTCTGACAAGACTGTGTACTACCAAAACAATCCCCCTTTCCCTTGAGTACCTCGATCCAAATGGGAAAGTCAGGGTTGCTCTTTTTCCAACTAGATTCTAAGTGGATCGTTAATATGTaataattgttgttgttataaaaaaaaagaataaatacaAAGCATGAAAGTTTCAATCTACAAAACACAAATGAAAAAattgtgtgcgcttttttaatttaaataattcataaactATACGTCTTTTATTTTGATCATCTTTATACAGCTTTCTGTCTTACGTTGCTAGAGTTTAAAAACTACCCTCATTCACAACACAGGCAGGAGAGTTTCCTGGTTCCGGTCGCGCCACGCACCGACCAATCTTGCTGTGCCCAGCGCGCGTACCAGACACGCTCTGTTCTGTCTGCCGGTCAGTTCTACGAACGGAGCGAAAAATAATTTACCATTTGCGCTTTCCTTTTTCAGTGTTTAAAAtacgaaacgaaacaagaaacaggaagaaaaaaaaaccagcgaCAACACAACAAGCTTACAGTATCGCTAACATAACCATCTACGCTGACTGACTCTCTGTGACTACCTGATCAGCGGAGAAGGAGGTTAATAAGGCACATTTGTTGTTTGCCGATCCCGCCTAGATCCGGGATCCGGGCTGGCATTTCCTACTAGAACGGGTTTCGTGTTTGCTTAAAATTTGGCACTAAAATCACTACGACCACCACGATGGGGCAGAAATTATTGGTACCTGGTTGCTCGTACCGTGAACGAAGCTCTCGATCATCCCACACCCAACGAACCCGTTTAGTTACACCGCAACATCGCTATCGATCTCGTTTGGCCGTACCGCTGCGTGGAGCTCGgtgttaaattatttaataactaaaggacacaaacacaccccagcacacacacacacacacacacacacacagacaacacGTACGCGCTGGAAGAAGTCACTATTACTTAAAGTACAAAATCACATTGACATCTCCAGCGCCTGTCCCGGCAATATTGTGCATCCGGTTCAACCGGTGCCAGTTGGGATATGGGTTTGACGGCATCGGGCACCATGTTTTCGCTGTCTGTCTTTCCGTCGATTCAGTTTCGAGCCTAGGGAGGGaagaaaatcaaaagaaagaTGATATGAGTAAGTTTCAAGTGCAGAAAAGGTCCATCATTCTTTTGCGTTACTAAGCATAAGCCCGTTTTGTAAGTGAGTGCAGCATAAACgcataaatattcatattGTAGCGGTTGAGAGCGCCAAAAAACCAGTACGGTAGCATGCAAATATTTGAAAGCGTGTGGTAAGGTTGCAGATGTGTTAAACAAACGCATAAGCTTACAAAGCAAGCATCACACGAAAAGCATTAAAAGTGACGATCACATTCGCGCTGCTCGCTAGGGATGCTTTCTAATGCAAATGCAATAATGAGCAACCCGACAAACAACCCCACAGCCCTCTCTGAAGCAGATCTACGACGATGCTCACACAACTCGTTCACAAACCTTTTCTGTTCGCAGTGGATTTATGATGTGAGGTGTTGGgtagttgttgtttgctgttggtCGGTGATCGGTGTTTTAGCGACACCCTCGCTAGGCATAATGAGATCCTTTGCCCTTGCAGTATGTTCTGCCGAGTGCCTcggtgtgtgtaggtgtgtgtgtgtgagggtatGGATGTGTCGTGATCGTagtgtcttttttgttgctgacgAGGGATTGCATTGAGATGCTGGTGGTACTAGAACGGTTGAACGCGCAGTGCTTGTTCGTATATTGGTCCCCGTTTGGTTCCGTTTTACACCCTCCCAACAACCCACTAAACAACCCGCTCGCACCCAACACCAGCACTGCCACCCCTTTTACTGCTGTTGTGAACCGGAAtggttgttggtgtgtttggtgctgggcgtggtggtggtagtggtagtgatGGTGCCATTAGTGGTAGCTGCAGTGTCACCGTGATCAATGTTAATATTGTCTAGCTCGATGTCGGAACAGTTGTCCGAGTTGGACAGTGCCGAGTCCATCGAGGTGATGgtgttatttacttttttgtcactgaacGTGTCGCCGGGCCGCTTGGGCAGGAGAGGATCTTCCGCCGAaatgccgttgttgttgtccgATTCTGCGAAtgaaaatggggaaaagaaACGCCCACATAAAGCTCTCATCCTTTTAGGTGCTCAGGACGTCTGTCACCGCGCGCTGCTCACCCTTACCTTTCTGAGCAAGTGCTCGTGCTTCCTCCTCCTGTTTGGCCTTCACCGTTTCCGGCGTCAGTGTGCCATTGTTAACGCTCTCGATCGCCGTTCGCAGCTGGAAGGAATGGGCAAAGGATATTAGAATGCAACGTGTACCGTGTTTGGAGCGCCCCAATAGCTTACCTCCTTCAGCGCGACCACACCGACCAGACGGCCAACGTTCGTTACGTACGCATGGTTGATGCCAACCATCGAGAACAGCGAGTGAACCTTCAGGATCGACGTGCGCTCGACCAGCTGGAACGGGGCCGGATCGATGTGCAGATTGCCGACATCGATCGGCTTCGCCATCTCCTCCATCTCCCACGCCTTCTGGTCCTCGGGCGACATGTCGATCACGCGCTCCCGCGGCAGCTGCACCTTCTTCGAGATGCCGGGCGTCAGCGGGGCGACCTCCGACCCGACAATGCTGGGCGTACCGATCGACCCAATCTCCGGATCGGGCGTCACGTCCTGCAGCGTGGCCGACTTGCGGAAGATGATGTCGAACGCGGACCGGATGCGGCTCTCCGTGCCCGTGATCGTCGTGTACGGCGTGTGCACGGGGCTGTGCGGGGACAGCGGGCTGAAGCCCTTCAGCGTGAACGAGTTCGTCTTCTTGAGGATCGATTTCTTCGGCTGCGTCGCGCCAAACATGGGCCCGCTCGTGAGCGACGCGTTCGATTCGCGGCGGGCCTGCGGCGGCAGCATCTCGTTGTTCGCCCGCTCGCGCAGCTTCAGTATGTCCGGTGCCGGCACGACCTCGAACCGGGAGGGGCGGCGCGCCTTGGCCGCCTCGGCCGCTTCCCGCTTCTGGCGCTCCTGTTCCTCCCGGGCCTTCTCCTCCGCTTCCTTCATCAGTTTGGCGGCGACCTCGAGGCGCTTCTCGCGCCCAATGTGCTTGTCGATCATTTTGATCAGCTCGTAGCGCTGCACGCTGCCGAGCAGCGTCCGGTTGTCCGGGCTGTCGACGATCGGCAGGCTGCGCAGGCTCTTGTTCGCCTTCAGTATCTCCTTCAGCTGCTGGTACGAGATTCCCTTCCAGATGTAGCGCACGTCGCGCACCATAAAGTCCTCCACGTAGATGTTGTACATGCCGGACCCGGACGGCAGCAGATCGGGCAGGTAGGGTAGCTTCTTGATGAGTATGATGCTGTCGTACATGGACGGTTGGAGCAGGGCGGCGACGGCATTCGAGATGAGGGCCGCTATCATGACCGGCACGATGTGCGTGATTTGGCCGGTCATCTCGAACACGATCACGCCGACGGACACGGTGTGCGTGACGGCGCCGGAGAAGGCGGCCGCCCCGACCACCGAGTAGCCGCCCGGGATGATCGGGGCCAGCATGCCGCCGTACCGGACGCCGTGCGGGAACCACAGATGCATCGCTTCGCCGATGATCCGGCCGAACGCGGCACCGATTTTGAACACTGGTATGAACATACCGGATGGCACGGGAATGGTTGACGCGATGATCGACATGAAGAACTGGAAAGGAGGGATGAGACACACAAAACAGTTTAGCTTGTGGAGCTCATTTCGCGCACTCGCGCAGCTTACCGTGTagagcaaataaataataaggTTGGCAAACACGTTCGTCTCCGGGGTGCGCCAGTTCGAGACGACGGCCGCCTGCTCGACCGTGAGCTCGTGCTTGGTCCAGGTAAAGTTGGAGAACAGCTGGTGCACCTGGTCGTGTGTGCTCAGCTCGCCGGCAATATACTTTCCGAAGCCCAGCGGAAATGAGAGCGTGGCCACTATGAGCGCCACAATGCCGGGATACAGGAAACGGCTGGAAGGTTAGTGGTAGAAACAGGTTAGAGCAGGAAGACGCATCAGGAATTTCCGACACAACTACTTACTTCTTCTGGAGAAATTTGTTCATCTTTTTGTTCGACCGCATAAACAGCACGTACTTCCGATGGACCCATACGTACAGTGCGCCACCTAGACCACAAACGAGACTGGCAAACGGGGTAGGAAGCTGTCGTCAGTACATAGTCAGCAGCGCTAACGTTCCCTCAACCCTCAACCCCACACTACTTACCCGATCagcgcaaacacaaacagctCCTGCGGGTCGAACGGAAAGTCCGACGTGAAGTTGGTggaaaacatggccgtcaccgTGTCCGCCTTCTGGAACCAGACGGCCAGCAGCCGGAAGACGGTCGCGCCGCACACCGCGGCAAAGAAGCCGCGCCAGTAGTTGCGTACCGCAAAGTACGTCGTGGTGACCTCGATGCTGAACAGCACGCCCCCGATCGGGGCGGCGAAGCAGGCGCCGACACCGACGGCACAGGCCGCCGCCAGCATCTCCGTGTTGCGCGATTCGTTCTCGTAGATCGATTGGAATGATGTGATGATCTTACTTAGCAGCTGCGACACTATACTAGCTATATGTACAAACGGGCCCTCCTTGCCGAGCGGCATGCCGCTGCCGAGCGTCGCCGTCAGCCCGATCACCTTCGCGACGAGCGTCTTGAACGTGAGGTACTCCTTCAGCGCGACGCCGCGCAGTATCGTCTTC encodes the following:
- the LOC1273077 gene encoding chloride channel protein 2 isoform X2, which produces MWRKSGTDRAGKMRDRVGGHRGHPGSGGLERLRANSTDYTERIFHDEEFGEENVELVDEEWASFERVLREFRERRLLNASMDNLPRQKKSSRKRRAQAFYPMPMPSMSDTVDQDSSSVSSSDEAYETDEDGYIRTLMYGRYTKDLGEYAKDEARRLRLLERRRKKDDKARNKELLDVRDNKFFKAASWLWRNTFARLGEDWVFLALLGIIMALLSYVMDKGISMCTNSRVWLYRDLTNHPVLQYLAWVSLPVCLILFSAGFVHLVAPQSIGSGIPEMKTILRGVALKEYLTFKTLVAKVIGLTATLGSGMPLGKEGPFVHIASIVSQLLSKIITSFQSIYENESRNTEMLAAACAVGVGACFAAPIGGVLFSIEVTTTYFAVRNYWRGFFAAVCGATVFRLLAVWFQKADTVTAMFSTNFTSDFPFDPQELFVFALIGLVCGLGGALYVWVHRKYVLFMRSNKKMNKFLQKNRFLYPGIVALIVATLSFPLGFGKYIAGELSTHDQVHQLFSNFTWTKHELTVEQAAVVSNWRTPETNVFANLIIYLLYTFFMSIIASTIPVPSGMFIPVFKIGAAFGRIIGEAMHLWFPHGVRYGGMLAPIIPGGYSVVGAAAFSGAVTHTVSVGVIVFEMTGQITHIVPVMIAALISNAVAALLQPSMYDSIILIKKLPYLPDLLPSGSGMYNIYVEDFMVRDVRYIWKGISYQQLKEILKANKSLRSLPIVDSPDNRTLLGSVQRYELIKMIDKHIGREKRLEVAAKLMKEAEEKAREEQERQKREAAEAAKARRPSRFEVVPAPDILKLRERANNEMLPPQARRESNASLTSGPMFGATQPKKSILKKTNSFTLKGFSPLSPHSPVHTPYTTITGTESRIRSAFDIIFRKSATLQDVTPDPEIGSIGTPSIVGSEVAPLTPGISKKVQLPRERVIDMSPEDQKAWEMEEMAKPIDVGNLHIDPAPFQLVERTSILKVHSLFSMVGINHAYVTNVGRLVGVVALKELRTAIESVNNGTLTPETVKAKQEEEARALAQKESDNNNGISAEDPLLPKRPGDTFSDKKVNNTITSMDSALSNSDNCSDIELDNINIDHGDTAATTNGTITTTTTTTPSTKHTNNHSGSQQQ
- the LOC1273077 gene encoding chloride channel protein 2 isoform X6 — translated: MKIDGKPPYNPRRFNRYTTALLQEVGYQGKGDGEDSNENTMYGRYTKDLGEYAKDEARRLRLLERRRKKDDKARNKELLDVRDNKFFKAASWLWRNTFARLGEDWVFLALLGIIMALLSYVMDKGISMCTNSRVWLYRDLTNHPVLQYLAWVSLPVCLILFSAGFVHLVAPQSIGSGIPEMKTILRGVALKEYLTFKTLVAKVIGLTATLGSGMPLGKEGPFVHIASIVSQLLSKIITSFQSIYENESRNTEMLAAACAVGVGACFAAPIGGVLFSIEVTTTYFAVRNYWRGFFAAVCGATVFRLLAVWFQKADTVTAMFSTNFTSDFPFDPQELFVFALIGLVCGLGGALYVWVHRKYVLFMRSNKKMNKFLQKNRFLYPGIVALIVATLSFPLGFGKYIAGELSTHDQVHQLFSNFTWTKHELTVEQAAVVSNWRTPETNVFANLIIYLLYTFFMSIIASTIPVPSGMFIPVFKIGAAFGRIIGEAMHLWFPHGVRYGGMLAPIIPGGYSVVGAAAFSGAVTHTVSVGVIVFEMTGQITHIVPVMIAALISNAVAALLQPSMYDSIILIKKLPYLPDLLPSGSGMYNIYVEDFMVRDVRYIWKGISYQQLKEILKANKSLRSLPIVDSPDNRTLLGSVQRYELIKMIDKHIGREKRLEVAAKLMKEAEEKAREEQERQKREAAEAAKARRPSRFEVVPAPDILKLRERANNEMLPPQARRESNASLTSGPMFGATQPKKSILKKTNSFTLKGFSPLSPHSPVHTPYTTITGTESRIRSAFDIIFRKSATLQDVTPDPEIGSIGTPSIVGSEVAPLTPGISKKVQLPRERVIDMSPEDQKAWEMEEMAKPIDVGNLHIDPAPFQLVERTSILKVHSLFSMVGINHAYVTNVGRLVGVVALKELRTAIESVNNGTLTPETVKAKQEEEARALAQKESDNNNGISAEDPLLPKRPGDTFSDKKVNNTITSMDSALSNSDNCSDIELDNINIDHGDTAATTNGTITTTTTTTPSTKHTNNHSGSQQQ
- the LOC1273077 gene encoding chloride channel protein 2 isoform X9, producing the protein MYGRYTKDLGEYAKDEARRLRLLERRRKKDDKARNKELLDVRDNKFFKAASWLWRNTFARLGEDWVFLALLGIIMALLSYVMDKGISMCTNSRVWLYRDLTNHPVLQYLAWVSLPVCLILFSAGFVHLVAPQSIGSGIPEMKTILRGVALKEYLTFKTLVAKVIGLTATLGSGMPLGKEGPFVHIASIVSQLLSKIITSFQSIYENESRNTEMLAAACAVGVGACFAAPIGGVLFSIEVTTTYFAVRNYWRGFFAAVCGATVFRLLAVWFQKADTVTAMFSTNFTSDFPFDPQELFVFALIGLVCGLGGALYVWVHRKYVLFMRSNKKMNKFLQKNRFLYPGIVALIVATLSFPLGFGKYIAGELSTHDQVHQLFSNFTWTKHELTVEQAAVVSNWRTPETNVFANLIIYLLYTFFMSIIASTIPVPSGMFIPVFKIGAAFGRIIGEAMHLWFPHGVRYGGMLAPIIPGGYSVVGAAAFSGAVTHTVSVGVIVFEMTGQITHIVPVMIAALISNAVAALLQPSMYDSIILIKKLPYLPDLLPSGSGMYNIYVEDFMVRDVRYIWKGISYQQLKEILKANKSLRSLPIVDSPDNRTLLGSVQRYELIKMIDKHIGREKRLEVAAKLMKEAEEKAREEQERQKREAAEAAKARRPSRFEVVPAPDILKLRERANNEMLPPQARRESNASLTSGPMFGATQPKKSILKKTNSFTLKGFSPLSPHSPVHTPYTTITGTESRIRSAFDIIFRKSATLQDVTPDPEIGSIGTPSIVGSEVAPLTPGISKKVQLPRERVIDMSPEDQKAWEMEEMAKPIDVGNLHIDPAPFQLVERTSILKVHSLFSMVGINHAYVTNVGRLVGVVALKELRTAIESVNNGTLTPETVKAKQEEEARALAQKESDNNNGISAEDPLLPKRPGDTFSDKKVNNTITSMDSALSNSDNCSDIELDNINIDHGDTAATTNGTITTTTTTTPSTKHTNNHSGSQQQ
- the LOC1273077 gene encoding chloride channel protein 2 isoform X1; translated protein: MHIPIKDEYVRDFSFEPEFILRRKDSLDIQREKYHRKRLNSRRKRLKRNALLVLAKTAAIVPPPLGHQQRVVEKNDPGEMPVRPDGVENGSRNSETSACLPTTSSSSSRSSTTNMHTSSRSNAMLIDVPSPDDCPAGSGLDDLDPADKDEIRRSIVDIEIEEFYYMYGRYTKDLGEYAKDEARRLRLLERRRKKDDKARNKELLDVRDNKFFKAASWLWRNTFARLGEDWVFLALLGIIMALLSYVMDKGISMCTNSRVWLYRDLTNHPVLQYLAWVSLPVCLILFSAGFVHLVAPQSIGSGIPEMKTILRGVALKEYLTFKTLVAKVIGLTATLGSGMPLGKEGPFVHIASIVSQLLSKIITSFQSIYENESRNTEMLAAACAVGVGACFAAPIGGVLFSIEVTTTYFAVRNYWRGFFAAVCGATVFRLLAVWFQKADTVTAMFSTNFTSDFPFDPQELFVFALIGLVCGLGGALYVWVHRKYVLFMRSNKKMNKFLQKNRFLYPGIVALIVATLSFPLGFGKYIAGELSTHDQVHQLFSNFTWTKHELTVEQAAVVSNWRTPETNVFANLIIYLLYTFFMSIIASTIPVPSGMFIPVFKIGAAFGRIIGEAMHLWFPHGVRYGGMLAPIIPGGYSVVGAAAFSGAVTHTVSVGVIVFEMTGQITHIVPVMIAALISNAVAALLQPSMYDSIILIKKLPYLPDLLPSGSGMYNIYVEDFMVRDVRYIWKGISYQQLKEILKANKSLRSLPIVDSPDNRTLLGSVQRYELIKMIDKHIGREKRLEVAAKLMKEAEEKAREEQERQKREAAEAAKARRPSRFEVVPAPDILKLRERANNEMLPPQARRESNASLTSGPMFGATQPKKSILKKTNSFTLKGFSPLSPHSPVHTPYTTITGTESRIRSAFDIIFRKSATLQDVTPDPEIGSIGTPSIVGSEVAPLTPGISKKVQLPRERVIDMSPEDQKAWEMEEMAKPIDVGNLHIDPAPFQLVERTSILKVHSLFSMVGINHAYVTNVGRLVGVVALKELRTAIESVNNGTLTPETVKAKQEEEARALAQKESDNNNGISAEDPLLPKRPGDTFSDKKVNNTITSMDSALSNSDNCSDIELDNINIDHGDTAATTNGTITTTTTTTPSTKHTNNHSGSQQQ